A genomic segment from Peptococcaceae bacterium encodes:
- a CDS encoding DegV family protein — MGVRVVTDSTAYLENEVTRRLDITQVSLSINFPDETFVEMDISNEKFYEILDRSPQFPTSSQPSPNDFYQAFKKIINAGNDIIGIFISSKLSGTFFSALTARSMILEEHPDSRIELIDSNSSAMQLGYAVLNAAKKAREGCTIAEVKSSVLRVMEKTRLYFVPKTLEYLKKGGRVGEAAALLGTLLQIKPILTVTDGKVTVFEKVRTTEKAIGRILSIFEEHFHKYGIAELTVHHINCVEEARKIARHIEEKFGLKAAISPIGPVVGLHVGPGSLGLAYCLLD, encoded by the coding sequence GTGGGCGTAAGGGTTGTAACCGACAGCACGGCTTATCTTGAAAATGAAGTTACCCGCAGGCTGGATATTACCCAGGTTTCCTTGAGCATCAATTTTCCGGATGAAACCTTTGTCGAAATGGATATATCAAATGAAAAGTTCTATGAAATCCTGGACAGGAGCCCACAGTTTCCGACATCTTCACAGCCCTCGCCAAATGATTTCTACCAGGCTTTTAAGAAAATTATCAATGCGGGAAACGATATCATCGGCATTTTTATCTCTTCAAAGCTAAGCGGCACATTTTTTTCTGCCCTGACCGCTCGAAGCATGATCCTGGAAGAGCACCCCGACAGCCGGATTGAGCTTATTGATTCCAATTCATCCGCCATGCAGCTCGGTTACGCCGTTTTGAATGCGGCCAAAAAGGCCCGGGAAGGCTGCACAATCGCTGAGGTCAAGTCTTCAGTATTGAGGGTGATGGAAAAGACAAGGCTCTACTTTGTTCCCAAAACGCTGGAGTACTTGAAAAAAGGAGGCCGCGTGGGAGAGGCGGCCGCCCTTTTGGGGACACTGCTGCAGATTAAACCAATCCTCACGGTTACAGACGGCAAAGTGACCGTCTTTGAGAAGGTCAGGACGACTGAAAAAGCCATCGGCAGGATACTGTCTATTTTCGAAGAACATTTTCACAAATATGGCATCGCCGAATTGACCGTTCACCATATAAACTGCGTTGAAGAAGCGCGTAAAATAGCACGGCATATTGAAGAAAAGTTTGGTTTGAAAGCGGCCATATCACCGATCGGGCCGGTAGTGGGGCTCCATGTGGGGCCGGGTTCACTGGGACTCGCCTACTGCCTCCTTGACTGA
- the pstA gene encoding phosphate ABC transporter permease PstA, giving the protein MLSPRKAEKAALLVLWTAAALTILSLVLILGYIFLNGLHKISWEFLTAEPEDMGAKGGIFSPIVSTMIFTLVTMTFSVPIGISAAVYLTEYVRKGRTAAVMRFAIDALAGIPSIVFGLFGFALFVIILKPITGGWSLASGALTGACMILPTLIRTAEEAIRAVPNAYREGSCALGATKWQTVTRIIIPAALPGIFTGIILGIGRIVGETAALLLTLGGSLFIPTRLTDPASTMSMHLYKVAMEVGAMDVCFGTASVLIITVFLINLAASRIMKRLRQKTIA; this is encoded by the coding sequence ATGCTGTCACCACGGAAGGCCGAAAAAGCGGCGCTGCTTGTGCTTTGGACCGCTGCCGCGCTAACCATACTCTCCCTAGTCTTGATCCTGGGCTACATCTTTCTAAACGGCCTGCATAAAATAAGCTGGGAATTTCTCACTGCTGAACCGGAGGATATGGGGGCCAAAGGCGGGATATTTTCACCTATTGTCAGCACGATGATTTTCACGCTTGTCACGATGACCTTTTCCGTACCCATTGGCATCTCGGCTGCGGTCTACCTGACCGAATATGTGAGGAAAGGCCGGACTGCAGCAGTGATGAGGTTCGCTATCGACGCCCTGGCCGGTATTCCTTCCATCGTCTTTGGTCTTTTCGGGTTTGCGCTCTTTGTGATTATCTTAAAACCAATCACAGGGGGGTGGTCTTTGGCCTCCGGCGCTCTTACCGGAGCCTGCATGATCCTACCCACCCTTATCAGGACTGCGGAGGAAGCGATCAGGGCTGTTCCTAATGCTTACCGCGAAGGAAGCTGCGCGCTGGGAGCCACCAAATGGCAGACGGTTACCAGGATAATTATTCCTGCGGCCCTGCCGGGAATTTTTACGGGCATCATCCTGGGTATCGGCCGGATTGTGGGTGAAACAGCCGCCCTTCTTTTGACCCTGGGAGGCAGTCTGTTTATTCCCACCAGATTAACAGATCCAGCCAGCACCATGTCTATGCATCTTTACAAGGTGGCGATGGAAGTAGGAGCTATGGATGTTTGTTTTGGCACCGCCTCTGTTTTGATCATTACGGTTTTTCTGATTAACCTTGCCGCCAGCAGGATTATGAAGCGGCTGAGACAAAAGACTATTGCCTGA
- a CDS encoding substrate-binding domain-containing protein — MKRFIPWFMALVLMFAAASCAGKQKISNQENASQENTVVVLSTTTSTKDSGLLDKLLPVFEQKTGYKVKVISQGTGQALKTGELGDCDVVLVHSRAAEDKFVADGFGVNRRDVMYNDFVIVGPENDPAGIKGKSAVESFKTLAQAQKYEFLSRGDDSGTHKKEKELWEKASIKPEGKWYLPVGKGMGDTLIMASEKGGYTLADRGTYASMMDRLKLSVLVQGDQLLLNPYGVIAVNPQKHPQINYKGAMAFIEFITSKEGKDIINSYVVNGQQLFYAQ, encoded by the coding sequence ATGAAAAGGTTTATACCCTGGTTTATGGCTCTCGTACTTATGTTTGCAGCAGCTTCCTGCGCGGGAAAACAAAAAATATCCAATCAAGAAAACGCGTCGCAGGAAAATACCGTTGTTGTCCTGTCCACCACCACCAGCACCAAGGATTCCGGTCTTCTCGACAAGCTGCTGCCGGTTTTTGAACAAAAAACCGGCTACAAGGTCAAGGTCATTTCCCAGGGAACGGGTCAAGCCCTGAAAACGGGGGAACTGGGAGACTGCGATGTTGTCCTTGTTCATTCCAGGGCTGCGGAGGACAAATTCGTGGCGGATGGTTTCGGTGTTAACCGCAGGGATGTTATGTATAATGACTTCGTCATCGTTGGGCCGGAAAACGATCCGGCCGGTATTAAAGGCAAAAGCGCTGTTGAGTCCTTTAAGACTCTGGCCCAGGCGCAAAAATACGAATTTCTGTCCCGCGGTGACGATTCCGGAACCCATAAAAAAGAAAAAGAGCTGTGGGAAAAAGCTTCCATCAAGCCGGAAGGAAAGTGGTACCTCCCCGTTGGTAAAGGTATGGGAGACACTCTTATAATGGCAAGTGAAAAGGGCGGATACACCCTGGCCGACCGGGGAACATATGCCAGCATGATGGACAGGCTTAAACTGTCGGTCCTGGTACAGGGAGACCAACTGCTGCTTAACCCGTATGGAGTCATTGCCGTCAACCCTCAAAAACATCCCCAGATCAATTACAAGGGAGCAATGGCTTTTATCGAATTCATAACCTCGAAAGAAGGTAAAGACATTATTAACAGTTATGTCGTCAACGGCCAGCAGCTTTTTTACGCTCAATAA
- the pstC gene encoding phosphate ABC transporter permease subunit PstC — MLARKQRERVYETILFCSALAAAAVIILIAVFIFREGTPVFVKYGLGSVLFGVKWYPTGKVYGLWPMVTGSLCVTAGALVLGAPLAVLTAVFLAELAPQRAAAAVIRPAIDLLAGIPSVVYGLFGMTTVVPLIRTLSQNIPGCAGNPVLSTGYGILAGSIILAVMILPTIINVSADAIRCVPREYKEGSLALGATHWQTIYRVLLPAARPGILAGVVLGMGRAVGETMAIIMVAGNAPVVASSIFSSVRTLTGNIAIEMAYSSGEHTQALFAAGMALFVFIMMINTVALVFIKKEAG; from the coding sequence ATGCTTGCTCGAAAACAACGGGAAAGAGTCTATGAGACAATTCTTTTTTGCAGCGCGCTTGCAGCTGCGGCGGTAATAATCTTAATTGCCGTCTTTATTTTTAGAGAGGGCACGCCGGTCTTCGTTAAGTACGGCCTGGGCAGTGTTCTCTTCGGGGTTAAATGGTACCCGACAGGGAAGGTTTACGGCCTTTGGCCCATGGTGACAGGAAGTCTCTGTGTTACCGCGGGAGCCCTGGTTTTAGGCGCGCCGCTGGCGGTTTTAACGGCTGTTTTTTTGGCCGAGCTTGCTCCCCAACGGGCTGCGGCTGCAGTTATCAGGCCGGCTATCGACCTTTTGGCAGGAATCCCTTCCGTGGTATATGGTTTATTCGGGATGACCACCGTTGTGCCCTTGATAAGGACACTGTCCCAAAACATACCTGGCTGCGCTGGAAACCCTGTTCTCTCAACAGGTTACGGGATACTGGCCGGGTCGATCATCCTCGCCGTTATGATTCTCCCGACCATCATCAACGTTTCCGCAGACGCCATCAGATGCGTTCCGCGCGAATACAAGGAAGGCTCGTTGGCCCTTGGTGCCACTCACTGGCAAACTATTTACCGCGTGCTGCTTCCGGCCGCAAGGCCGGGCATCCTGGCCGGCGTGGTTCTGGGCATGGGAAGGGCGGTTGGGGAAACAATGGCCATAATTATGGTTGCCGGCAATGCTCCAGTTGTCGCCAGTTCCATATTTTCCTCGGTCCGGACATTGACGGGGAACATAGCCATTGAGATGGCTTATTCGTCGGGTGAACACACCCAGGCCCTTTTTGCGGCAGGCATGGCCCTGTTTGTGTTTATAATGATGATCAACACCGTGGCCCTGGTTTTCATCAAAAAGGAGGCCGGATAA
- a CDS encoding phosphate ABC transporter substrate-binding protein — translation MLKSQLMKIAAVAGILAIIITAAGCGGSEKPPKDETAQPAELSGTIQIAGSTSVQPLSEELAKAFMAKNPRVRINVAGGGSGAGIKAAVEGTADIGASSRELKPEERTVKEFTIALDGVAVIVHKNNKISELKKDEIKKIFTGEVTDWSLLGGEKGPIHVISREEGSGTRGAFDELVLGKDAKVTDKAVIQNSTGAVRTAVAADKAAIGYISLGSLNNEVKALKVDGAEATPASVKNGVYKISRPFIYLTQKEPAGLVKAYLDFVLSPEGQDIVRKNFIPVK, via the coding sequence ATGTTAAAATCACAGCTGATGAAAATTGCGGCAGTTGCGGGGATTCTGGCGATAATCATAACGGCTGCCGGCTGCGGAGGAAGCGAAAAACCCCCAAAAGACGAAACCGCTCAACCTGCGGAGCTGTCGGGCACTATCCAGATCGCGGGCTCCACTTCAGTACAGCCTCTTTCTGAAGAACTGGCCAAAGCATTTATGGCCAAGAATCCCCGGGTAAGAATCAATGTGGCAGGCGGCGGTTCCGGAGCCGGGATCAAGGCAGCTGTTGAAGGAACGGCGGATATAGGCGCTTCTTCTCGCGAACTCAAACCCGAGGAAAGAACGGTTAAGGAATTCACCATCGCCCTGGACGGGGTCGCGGTAATCGTCCACAAGAATAACAAGATTTCAGAGCTTAAAAAAGACGAGATCAAGAAAATATTTACGGGCGAAGTGACCGACTGGTCGTTATTAGGCGGAGAGAAAGGCCCCATCCATGTGATCAGCAGGGAGGAAGGTTCCGGCACAAGAGGGGCGTTTGATGAACTTGTGCTGGGCAAAGATGCCAAAGTCACCGACAAAGCGGTCATCCAAAATTCCACAGGGGCTGTGAGGACGGCGGTCGCTGCCGACAAGGCGGCCATAGGCTACATCTCTCTTGGCTCATTGAATAACGAAGTAAAGGCCCTTAAAGTCGACGGAGCCGAAGCGACCCCGGCCAGCGTCAAAAACGGTGTCTACAAGATTTCCCGCCCTTTTATCTACCTGACGCAAAAAGAGCCGGCCGGCCTGGTAAAGGCTTATCTTGATTTTGTCCTCAGCCCCGAAGGGCAGGATATTGTAAGAAAAAATTTCATACCGGTTAAATAG
- a CDS encoding creatininase family protein translates to MRKSVWLNELTWEDVAEYLKTNDIIIFPVGSTEQHGPAGPLGVDSYAAIALAEDAAKETGVLVIPPLWFGDSPHHLDFPGTISLKPETLAAVIKDVVKSLAKNGFKKFLIINGHKGTNIAAITIACRALRQYEQPDVLVALADPMHLAKGIAHIKDAVEHHAGELEISQVWHKYPHLIKHEKLTREQVNLEPILSPFVAKDLLGKNGDTIEVFWNSAEQKQFAPDGSFSDSSKASPQKGKMYHEYMVKRLVEFIGWLKEYTGPVGKS, encoded by the coding sequence ATGAGAAAATCGGTTTGGTTAAACGAGCTGACCTGGGAAGACGTGGCTGAGTACCTGAAGACGAATGACATAATAATTTTTCCTGTTGGCAGCACGGAGCAGCACGGGCCGGCCGGACCGCTGGGAGTCGACAGTTATGCGGCAATAGCCCTGGCGGAGGATGCCGCCAAAGAGACGGGCGTGCTTGTTATCCCGCCGCTGTGGTTTGGCGATTCGCCTCACCATTTAGACTTTCCGGGCACAATATCCTTGAAACCGGAGACCCTGGCCGCAGTGATTAAAGACGTAGTAAAAAGCCTGGCTAAAAACGGCTTTAAAAAATTTCTCATCATCAACGGGCATAAAGGTACAAACATTGCGGCTATTACCATTGCCTGCCGGGCCCTTCGCCAGTATGAGCAGCCCGATGTGCTGGTGGCCCTGGCGGATCCGATGCATCTCGCCAAAGGCATTGCCCATATAAAAGACGCGGTGGAACACCATGCCGGCGAACTGGAAATTTCCCAGGTGTGGCACAAGTACCCTCATTTGATTAAACATGAAAAACTGACCAGGGAACAGGTTAACCTGGAGCCCATACTGTCGCCCTTTGTGGCCAAAGACCTGCTGGGTAAAAACGGAGATACCATTGAGGTTTTCTGGAACAGCGCGGAACAAAAACAATTTGCTCCTGACGGGTCATTTTCCGATTCGAGCAAGGCTTCTCCTCAAAAAGGCAAAATGTACCATGAATACATGGTCAAACGGCTCGTTGAATTTATCGGCTGGCTGAAAGAATATACAGGACCCGTGGGCAAAAGCTGA
- a CDS encoding uracil-DNA glycosylase, with protein sequence MNKTAAMEELKRQVLECRSCRLRDGCRQVVFGEGNPEARIMVIGEGPGEEEDRLGRPFVGKAGQLLDRILQACGFERFTHTFIANIVKCRPPQNRIPTPEERISCRPHLNEQVRIIRPSIIILLGATALQGLIDPQAKITQARGSWLRWEDTWVMPTYHPAALLRNVQLKQPTWEDFKKVVARYRELVDPAHYSPHC encoded by the coding sequence TTGAACAAGACCGCCGCCATGGAAGAATTGAAACGACAGGTACTGGAATGCCGCTCTTGCCGGCTTCGAGATGGCTGCCGCCAAGTCGTTTTCGGAGAAGGCAACCCGGAAGCCAGGATCATGGTGATCGGTGAAGGGCCAGGCGAAGAGGAGGACAGGCTGGGACGGCCTTTTGTCGGAAAGGCTGGTCAGCTTCTTGACAGGATCCTTCAAGCCTGCGGCTTTGAAAGATTCACCCATACCTTTATCGCCAACATAGTCAAGTGCCGCCCGCCGCAGAACCGTATCCCCACACCGGAAGAAAGAATTAGCTGCCGGCCTCATCTCAACGAACAGGTCAGGATCATCCGGCCTTCAATAATCATTTTGCTGGGCGCTACAGCTCTTCAGGGGCTGATAGACCCGCAGGCCAAAATAACACAAGCCCGCGGCAGCTGGCTAAGATGGGAGGATACCTGGGTGATGCCCACCTATCATCCCGCAGCCCTGCTGCGCAACGTCCAGCTTAAACAGCCGACATGGGAAGACTTTAAGAAGGTTGTGGCGAGGTACCGTGAACTGGTTGACCCTGCCCATTATTCGCCCCACTGCTGA
- a CDS encoding 2Fe-2S iron-sulfur cluster-binding protein, producing MSSGRAKIFRFNPETDKEPSYITYDYTFIRGMTVLDVLMQVKEKWDPGLGFTYCCRNSHCGLCGVMVNGKSTLSCREPALEEIVVEPLANLPVVKDLIIDRSAYERRLDKMRPFLDRTRGPRQEPELIDMEAFHRFKIASRCVECFCCLAICPVYKQTPHAFIGPAALIMEARHFFDPRDELNRKVILKEQGIDLCISCGRCSSVCPHHISPLEIITEMRKRL from the coding sequence TTGAGCAGCGGCAGGGCAAAAATATTTCGCTTTAATCCCGAAACTGACAAGGAACCCTCATATATTACGTATGATTATACTTTTATCAGGGGTATGACGGTACTGGACGTTCTCATGCAGGTTAAAGAAAAATGGGATCCCGGACTGGGATTCACGTACTGCTGCCGTAACAGCCACTGCGGGCTCTGCGGCGTGATGGTGAACGGCAAATCGACGTTATCATGCCGGGAACCGGCGTTAGAAGAAATCGTGGTCGAACCGCTGGCCAATCTTCCGGTGGTTAAGGACTTGATAATTGACCGCTCAGCATACGAAAGAAGATTGGATAAAATGCGCCCTTTTTTAGACCGGACCCGCGGTCCCCGGCAGGAACCCGAACTCATCGATATGGAAGCCTTTCACAGGTTCAAAATTGCCAGCCGCTGTGTCGAGTGCTTCTGCTGCCTGGCAATTTGCCCGGTTTACAAGCAAACACCCCACGCCTTTATCGGGCCGGCAGCGCTGATTATGGAGGCCAGGCATTTCTTTGACCCGAGAGATGAGTTGAATAGAAAAGTGATACTCAAAGAGCAGGGGATTGACCTCTGCATCTCGTGCGGAAGGTGTTCCAGCGTTTGCCCGCACCATATATCGCCGCTGGAGATAATCACCGAAATGAGAAAGCGCCTGTAA
- a CDS encoding FAD-dependent oxidoreductase: protein MRRINCDVLVIGGGGAGAMAAYEAAKHKVRVAVVSKGRIQRSGCTIMAPGAISGVGDEWAVPGDSKRLHLEDTVRGGAYLNDQNLVSILVEEAPEAILELERIGAIWQRDETGKKYALRIDGGHTYHRTVFLEDRTGREILRSLFGELKKRDVGLYEEIMITRIIHDGCCAGGAAGVDINTLEPVIFESGAVILATGGAGNVYANTDNPTDVTGDGYRLALEAGVPLMDMEFVQFFPIGFLFPPSLRGVLGGLLYYSRLLNAKKERFMEKYDPQRLELSTRDRVSRAMFMEVREGRGTPLGGVYCDMTYQPPGYIAKMTPALYDTYRQIGIDPEKDLLEVAPTCHFFMGGMVINENWETEMTGLLGAGEVCAGIHGGNRLSQNALAEILVSGKRAGKRAAEIAAGTGRKRIDPCEARWEEEKIKRVLKASGQGLRPLAFRQKIKDLMWENVGVFRTKESLEYALEKIQQLQEIEAAVSEKKAAGSQEVVQVLENESILETARCIIHAALDRKESRGAHYRNDYPDTDNKNWLKHITVKKIGKTVQLDYRRVDTRILKPGGFD from the coding sequence ATGCGAAGAATAAACTGTGATGTGCTGGTGATCGGCGGGGGCGGAGCAGGCGCCATGGCCGCCTATGAAGCCGCGAAGCATAAGGTAAGGGTTGCCGTGGTAAGCAAAGGTCGAATACAAAGATCAGGGTGCACCATTATGGCTCCAGGGGCCATTTCCGGGGTCGGAGATGAATGGGCGGTTCCCGGTGACAGTAAACGGCTTCACCTGGAAGATACGGTCAGGGGCGGCGCCTACCTGAATGATCAAAACCTGGTCAGCATTCTGGTCGAAGAAGCCCCCGAAGCAATCCTGGAGTTGGAAAGAATCGGCGCTATCTGGCAAAGAGACGAAACGGGAAAAAAATATGCCCTGCGCATTGACGGAGGACATACCTACCACCGTACTGTTTTCCTTGAAGACAGAACAGGCCGGGAAATACTGCGCTCCCTTTTTGGAGAGCTGAAAAAACGCGATGTTGGGCTGTATGAAGAAATTATGATCACGCGGATTATCCACGACGGCTGTTGTGCCGGCGGTGCCGCAGGTGTCGATATAAACACTCTGGAACCGGTGATTTTTGAGAGCGGGGCTGTCATACTGGCTACGGGCGGGGCCGGCAATGTTTATGCCAACACGGACAACCCTACCGACGTGACCGGCGATGGATACCGCCTGGCCCTCGAGGCCGGTGTTCCTTTAATGGACATGGAGTTTGTCCAGTTCTTTCCCATCGGGTTTCTCTTTCCCCCTTCTTTGCGCGGGGTTTTAGGCGGTCTGTTGTATTATTCCAGACTCCTGAACGCCAAAAAGGAGCGATTTATGGAGAAGTATGACCCGCAGCGGCTGGAGTTGTCAACAAGGGATCGTGTCTCCAGGGCCATGTTCATGGAGGTCCGGGAAGGCAGGGGAACGCCGTTGGGAGGAGTATACTGCGATATGACCTACCAGCCGCCGGGGTACATAGCTAAAATGACGCCTGCCCTGTATGACACCTATCGCCAAATCGGCATTGACCCGGAAAAAGACTTACTGGAAGTAGCTCCCACCTGCCATTTCTTTATGGGGGGGATGGTGATCAACGAAAACTGGGAAACAGAAATGACCGGTCTGCTCGGGGCAGGTGAAGTCTGTGCGGGCATCCACGGAGGAAACCGCCTGAGCCAGAATGCGCTGGCCGAAATCCTGGTTTCGGGAAAACGTGCCGGAAAAAGAGCGGCGGAAATAGCCGCCGGTACAGGCAGGAAGCGCATAGATCCTTGTGAAGCGCGCTGGGAAGAAGAAAAGATAAAGCGGGTTTTGAAAGCAAGCGGCCAGGGATTGCGGCCCCTGGCCTTTCGCCAGAAAATAAAGGACCTGATGTGGGAAAACGTAGGAGTATTCAGAACAAAAGAGTCTTTAGAATATGCGCTTGAAAAAATCCAGCAGCTTCAAGAAATCGAGGCAGCGGTCAGCGAGAAAAAAGCTGCCGGCAGCCAGGAAGTAGTCCAGGTTCTTGAGAATGAAAGCATCCTGGAAACCGCCAGGTGCATCATTCATGCCGCCCTGGACCGCAAGGAGAGCCGGGGTGCTCATTACCGCAATGATTATCCGGACACGGACAACAAGAACTGGCTAAAGCATATTACGGTCAAAAAGATCGGAAAAACGGTCCAACTGGATTATCGCCGGGTTGATACGCGCATTTTAAAACCGGGGGGATTTGATTGA
- a CDS encoding DUF6282 family protein: MENYRASELLKGAVDIHVHTSPSLFPRSVDDFELAEHARKAGMKGFIIKAHEGSTVERAITLSKQTGLAVGGCLVLNQFVGGFNPYAVELALKMGAKIIWMPTISARNHLQFHSGGNWKAQKSSYEIKVPDKGYSVLDDDGKILNEVKEILALIAENGGALGTGHLSVQEVISLVDEACKMGIKKLLVAHPELDLTKTPLSVQQDLAKKGAYLEKSMLPLMPAWKNSTPEETAGSIRAVGAERCIIQTDFGQASHPSPVEGFRMFIEELLKCGITEEEIRIMAHRNPCVFLE; encoded by the coding sequence ATGGAAAACTACCGGGCGAGCGAACTCCTGAAAGGAGCTGTCGACATCCACGTCCACACATCCCCGAGCCTTTTTCCACGTTCGGTGGACGACTTCGAGCTGGCAGAGCATGCCAGGAAAGCGGGAATGAAGGGATTCATCATTAAAGCGCACGAGGGCAGCACGGTAGAAAGGGCAATAACCCTGAGCAAACAAACCGGGCTTGCTGTAGGAGGATGCCTTGTCCTCAACCAGTTTGTCGGGGGATTTAACCCTTACGCAGTGGAACTGGCACTTAAAATGGGCGCCAAGATAATCTGGATGCCAACAATATCAGCCCGAAACCACCTTCAATTTCACAGCGGCGGCAACTGGAAAGCACAAAAATCAAGTTATGAAATCAAGGTTCCCGATAAAGGATACTCCGTCCTGGATGACGACGGCAAAATACTGAATGAAGTAAAAGAGATCCTGGCCCTCATTGCGGAGAACGGAGGAGCGCTGGGAACAGGACACCTGTCTGTCCAGGAAGTCATTTCGCTTGTGGACGAAGCTTGTAAAATGGGCATAAAGAAACTGCTGGTGGCCCACCCTGAACTTGACCTGACAAAAACACCGCTCAGCGTGCAGCAGGACCTTGCTAAAAAAGGCGCCTATCTTGAAAAATCCATGCTTCCCCTCATGCCCGCCTGGAAGAACAGCACTCCCGAGGAAACGGCCGGTTCGATCAGGGCAGTTGGAGCGGAACGCTGCATTATTCAGACTGACTTTGGCCAGGCTAGCCATCCCTCGCCGGTGGAGGGATTTCGCATGTTTATTGAAGAACTGCTCAAATGCGGTATTACTGAAGAGGAAATCAGGATAATGGCTCACCGCAATCCCTGTGTTTTTCTTGAATAG
- a CDS encoding NADH:flavin oxidoreductase — protein sequence MSILFQPVRIGQLVVKNRFVRSATHDYLGSSDGTITENELQLYETLAKNELGLIITAHSYVQSPLGRGGKLQNAIYDDRFIEGYKKLAEIVHKHGSRLIVQISHAGGLTVPKLTGEQTPVAASPVLTIEGGVIPREITEKEIREVIDAFVEAAVRIKTAGCDGVQIHCAHGYLLSGFLSPYFNRRTDKWGGNVENRTRIVREIIAGIRSAAGREFPVLVKINSTDSSGDDYIEDVLYMARLFESLGATAVELSGHNWTGAGGENYYLQQAAAVKKNTGIPVILVGGLRTFETMESLVENNTLDLVSMCRPFICEPDLVVRFRNGQKKSSCGSCNGCFNSRTAKCIRC from the coding sequence ATGAGTATTCTTTTTCAACCTGTTAGAATCGGCCAGCTTGTTGTTAAAAACCGGTTCGTCCGCTCGGCGACCCACGACTACCTGGGCAGCAGCGATGGCACCATTACGGAAAATGAACTGCAGCTTTACGAAACGCTCGCCAAAAACGAACTGGGCCTGATCATTACAGCCCATTCTTACGTGCAAAGTCCGCTTGGCCGGGGCGGGAAGCTGCAAAATGCCATTTACGACGACAGGTTCATCGAAGGGTATAAAAAACTGGCGGAAATCGTGCACAAGCACGGTTCAAGATTAATAGTACAGATCAGCCATGCGGGCGGGCTTACTGTTCCCAAGCTGACCGGAGAGCAGACCCCCGTTGCCGCTTCGCCGGTTCTTACCATCGAAGGCGGTGTTATTCCCCGGGAAATTACTGAAAAGGAAATCAGGGAAGTAATCGATGCTTTCGTTGAGGCTGCAGTGCGCATTAAAACCGCAGGCTGTGACGGCGTTCAGATTCACTGTGCCCACGGTTACCTGCTTTCGGGATTCCTTTCTCCCTATTTTAACCGTCGTACGGACAAGTGGGGTGGAAACGTTGAAAACAGGACGCGCATAGTCAGGGAAATCATTGCCGGGATCAGGTCGGCGGCCGGCAGAGAATTCCCTGTCCTGGTCAAAATCAACTCCACAGACAGTTCCGGCGACGACTATATTGAGGATGTCCTTTACATGGCAAGACTCTTCGAAAGCCTGGGAGCGACGGCTGTGGAACTCAGCGGTCACAACTGGACCGGTGCAGGCGGAGAAAACTATTATCTTCAGCAGGCGGCCGCAGTTAAAAAGAATACCGGTATCCCGGTAATCCTTGTAGGAGGCCTGCGCACATTTGAAACAATGGAATCTCTGGTGGAAAACAATACGCTTGACCTAGTCTCCATGTGCCGGCCGTTCATCTGTGAACCTGACCTGGTTGTGCGTTTTCGAAACGGGCAAAAAAAGTCTTCATGTGGTTCCTGCAACGGCTGTTTCAACTCCAGAACCGCCAAGTGCATAAGGTGTTAG
- a CDS encoding ECF transporter S component yields the protein MRVKEIVWGGILTSLALIIPLAFGGVLGITIPPFSATLASHVPVMLSMLISPLVAFMVAAGSALGFLIKLGPVIGARAAMHIIFAVFGAYMLKRGSSFQTALLATLPIHAASEALIVLPFGFTLQKAGVVVGIGTALHHGADSLIALAVYTLIGLAIPRTYRHL from the coding sequence ATGCGCGTAAAAGAAATCGTGTGGGGAGGTATTCTAACATCCCTGGCTCTTATAATCCCGCTGGCCTTCGGAGGCGTGCTGGGAATCACCATTCCCCCGTTCAGCGCCACGCTGGCTTCCCATGTGCCGGTCATGCTTTCTATGCTGATCAGCCCTCTCGTGGCTTTTATGGTCGCCGCGGGCTCAGCCCTGGGATTCCTTATTAAACTAGGTCCCGTAATTGGGGCGCGTGCTGCCATGCACATCATTTTTGCAGTGTTTGGAGCATACATGCTCAAGAGAGGATCATCTTTTCAAACAGCGCTGCTGGCTACCCTTCCCATTCACGCTGCATCGGAAGCGCTTATTGTCCTTCCTTTCGGATTTACGCTGCAAAAGGCAGGAGTGGTCGTCGGTATCGGGACAGCCCTTCATCACGGTGCTGACAGTCTCATCGCGCTGGCAGTGTATACCTTAATAGGTTTGGCGATACCCCGGACCTATCGCCATCTCTAA